The window CCATGTCAGCACCCAGTCTTGACAGCATTGCCTCCAGTTCCTTGGCGGTGCTCTTAGGTGGCACAGGAACCGTTTCCTGTTTGATAATTGGGCCGACATCAAACCtgacaaaaatcaaaagcaaataacattattctttctttctttttttttaaagatttatttatttatttatttatttatttatttatttatttatttatttatgatagacatagagtgagagagagagagagagagacaggaggagggagaagcaggctccatgctaggagtctgacgtgggactcgatcccgggactccaggatcgcgccctgggccaaaggcaggcgctaaactgctgagccacctagggatccccaacattattatttcttaagatcAATATGTTTGTCTACATGAGTGTTTACATACCACAAGGATGGTTTAACTCTGGCTATTATctataagcaaaagagaaatgtcagtttgaaagaagagaaagcacaaTCTGGCCTGTACTCAGATTTTATATCTatcttttcctaaaagaaaaaagtatgaagTTGTATAGCAGAAATTTAATTGCAGTTGTAAATAGCTCCTTTagtaataaatagtattttaaaagtttctatttatACAATAAAGGCGTAGAgcaaaaaatttcttttcctagGAAGTACTATTAAGAAATGCATAacggggaaccctgggtggcgcagcagtttagcgcctgcctttggcccaggatgcgatcctggagacccgggatcgaatcccatgtcgggcttccggtgcatggagcctgcttctccctctgcctgtgtctctgcctctctctgtctctctctctctgtgactatcataagtaaataaaaatttaaaaaaaaaattaaaaaaaaaaaaaaaaaaaaagaaatgcataacgATTTCTTTCTAGATTTCCTTTCTCAAAGGACAAGAGTTGTGCCTGGTTATGAGTAGGTACAAGTTTGTTTTCCCAGTCTTACAATTTGCATCAAGCTCTGTAAATACTGCTATGAGCTTTTATTAGAAATATGccctattttaaatattcaacttTGCAGttgttaattctattttcaacCTCTGAGCTTTAATAAAATGCTTACTATGAAAAATTGCAAACATCCACAAAAAACAGGAGTGAATAGTCTTCTTGGATCCCCAGAGTTTAGAATTATCAAAGTTTTGCAACTCATTTCATCTGGCCCTCTCGTTTTCTGAATTAAGTTAAAGCAAATCCCATGCAGTTGTTCTTGTGAACCAATGAATTATTTTCTGTGGGGACATTAGGTGATAACAGATAGGGGCTTAATATAATTCTGTTTTAGACTTTAGtaggataaaaaaaatgaaatgcttaagACAGTTATATTACACATTGGCATACAATGTAGTCCTAATTCAGGTTGCAAAAATTTTTTGACCAAAGAAACCAAGACCAGCAAAACCAAGATTCATTACAACTCATATACAAAAATCCATCTTTCATTTACACAATGCTTTTTTATGGAAGTCCAGttgttaataatataatttacttCAATTAACAAGTTAAACATTTCACAAGGACTGGGATAACTGCAATAATACAAAACCACATACAGTGTATgtcagaaaataggaaaagacaCAAAGGGAAGGCACTCTGGAGTTAGAGGAATTAGTGAGCACTATCCATTCACCCACTTCCACGTCCCCTCCAAACAGACTGAAATCAACATTCAAAACCATAAagtctcaagaaaagaaaatgtcttctacCTTTTAGGTCTAATTTGCATAATCGTCACTCCAGTAATTGTGTCTCCATGAAGCACAGTATGGATTATAGGGGCTGGACCACGCCACCTCGGGAGGCAACTGGGATGGACATTCAACATGCCACTGAGTCAGAGAAGGCAGAAATTAGTGGTGCAAGTGGGCTTTACCACTTAGTTCCTGCTACCTAAACAAATATGCAACTTTTTATCATTACACTTCCCCAGAAAGTTTGAAAATCAAAGTTGAATCTAGTTTTATGCCACCTGTGAAGGGAGTCAGAGATGAAGTTTACTCTCTTACCATAAGAGACCAATGAAActcaattaaaaacagaacaactaTTCATTGTCCCAAAGATATTCCACTGCAGTCTGTGATATCTGggagtttttaaagattttattttttattttatttattattattatttttaaagattttatttattcatgaaagacacagagagagaggcagagacacaggcagagggagaagcaggctccatgcagggagcccgacctgggacttgatcccaggactccaggatcacgccctgagccaaaggcagatgctcaaccgctgagccacccaagcatcccaaagattttattttttaaataaagtctatACTCAACATAGGGCTCGTGAatctacaaccccaagatcaagagtcacatgctccaccaacttagccagccaggtgtccctgggattttttttaaataaaagcaaaaaatacctTTTATACTGTAGGAGAAAAAGCACTCAAACCCTACTGTGCATCTATGGACAATGTGAATATTTATAGTTTCTTCCAGTTAccctgtttcattttgtttgcctATAGAGTCACTAAAACAAGTTTCTTGAATCTTCCTATCTAGTCACCTTTGCTGTTTATCCCAACACATCTATTGCTCATAGACGAGCAATTTAAATCATTTACTAAGTAAGCTGATTAGTTTGATGTCTCCATTATAGGAATATGCAAGtgggagtttgtttttttatttttttaaagattttatttatttattcatgagatacacacacacacagaggcagagacataggcagagggagaagcaggctccatgcagggagcccgaagtgggacttgatcccggactccaggatcatgccctgagccggaggcagacgctcaactgctgagccacccaggcatctcgaaGTGTGAGAGTCTTATATTCAAAGTTCCATTGCTCAGACCAGTCTCATtcatcaacaaatattcactgagcacAGTCCATGTgctggcactgttctaagtgatGGCGTTACAAGCAACActgaaccaaaagagaaaaaaattatacacacagGGAGCTTACATGCCAAGAGCGGGAGATAAGCCAatacaaaaatgtgtaaaaagtTTGGCAGATGGTTCTAAgggctgtggagaaaaataaaccagagcAGGGGTAGGAGTACTGGGTGGGAGGCTACAAGTTTCATAGGGGTCACAAAGTTTACCAGTAAGAAGACAACACTTGAACAAAGATGTTAGGAGGTAATGGACTAAGCCATGCAGacatattccaggcagagggaacaataAATATCTTGAAGAAAGCAAATGTTCAGCAAGTTCAAGGAACAGCagagaggccagtgtggctggagtggagtgAATCTGAGGAATAACACTAGAAGATGAGGCCACAGTTAAGATGGAACCAAACCTACCCAGAAGGCAGGCAGGTCCCTACAGGCCCATATAAGGACTTTCAGGTCTTCTGAATGAGATGGAGAAACATCAGAGAATTTTGAGCAGAGTGATGTGATCCAACTTctgttttaaaaggatcattttggCTGCTGGGTTGGTAGAAGACCAAGAAGGCCAAGGACAGCAGACAACAGGTGGAGCTTACTGGAGTACAACAGGTCAGAGTGGTAGCAGTGAAAGTGTTGAAAGAGCCAGTCAGATTCTAGATAGAATTCAAAGGCAGAGCCAATGGGATTTCCTGATGGATGGGATGTGTGGTGAGGGAAGGACTCACGAGCGACTGAAAGGTTTTGAGTCTGAACAACTAGAAGGGTAGagttgccatttactgagatgaaGATTTGGGGAGGAGCAGGTTTTGGGCAAAAGTTCAGGAATGCAATTTAGGACACCTTAAGTGTAAGGTGCCTCTCAGACACCCAAGGAGAACTGTGGAGGAGGCAGTGGGTATTGGTGGCCTGGAGTTCAGGGAGAGATCTGGGAATTGTCAgcatatatatggaatttaaatgaGGGTGGGTGAGAACCCACAGATCAAGAGCATCATACATTTCAACAATTAATGCACTAACAAgatgttttaagagaaaatagtaaagaaatcAGAATTAGAATTCAAGTCATTATACTTTAGACACCAGGCCCATATATAAAGACCAAGGCTTCTATACTgtattcccttaaaaaaaaaaaaaaaaaaaacacttactaGGGAAATTTAAGAATAAGAGCCTCACTCAAAAGTCGGCCAAATGAAGCTACCACTCCAACGTCGTACTCTCCAGATCCCACATCTGGCCACTCATACACTGGAAGCTGAGACTGGACAGCATATTGCTTCACTGGCAGTCCTTTTGGTGATGGAGAGGGCACTGTGACCACCTCCAAATTTTCAATTaactcttcctctttattttccctAAGTTGGAAAGAttggaagaaaatgtgaattttaagacAATGACTCAAAGTTAAACTACTTCACATACTACcacagtacttttattttttttttaattttttaaaatttatttatgatagtcacacacagagagagagagagagagagagaggcagagacataggcagagggagaagcaggctccatgcaccgggagcctgacgtgggattcgatcccgggtcttcaggatcacgccctgggccaaaggcaggcgctaaaccgctacgccacccagggatcccccacagtaCTTTTATGATTAAATTCATGAAACAATTAAGGGTAAGTGATTAAAACTAGCACAACTGAGAgactgagtttttattttgtacttaattttagttatttgtaatttaaagagccacatgtggctagtggctactgtttGGATAGCATGGTTCTAGAAATTTCCTGTGCATACAGAAACTATACGGTGCAGATACTTTACACAATTagaattttatatgcaaaatactctgcattttgttttgtttttttttttttagaacactaTTACTATTATGTGGTGAGTCTTTTTATAAAGTGGGTTacggtgatccctgggtggctcagcggtttagcgcctgcctttggctaagggcatgatcctggggtcccaggatcgagtcccacaacgggctccctgcatggagcctgcttcttcctctacctatgtctctgcctctctctctgtctctcatgaataaataaataaaatcttttaaaaaaagcggcgggggggggggtggcggttAAGAATACATTTGCTTGTATATCCAGCAAACATTTCTAGAATAAGAGAACAGTGGCTGTCTCTGAAGAGAAGAACTGGATATAGGAGATAGAGGTGGAAAGAACTGACTTTTCACTATAATATCCTTTGaaccttttgaattttttttttttaaagatttcatttatttacctgacagagagcacaagcagggggaatagcagagagagaagcagattccccactgagcaggaagtcagaggtggggctccatcccaggacctgagctgaaggcagacacttaactgacttagccacccaggtgctcctgaaccTTTCGAATTTTGTACCACAACCATGTGTTAGccaaataataaatacttttattttttaatttatttttaaaga of the Canis lupus familiaris isolate Mischka breed German Shepherd chromosome 30, alternate assembly UU_Cfam_GSD_1.0, whole genome shotgun sequence genome contains:
- the MTFMT gene encoding methionyl-tRNA formyltransferase, mitochondrial isoform X1; the protein is MRVLVRRGWGPRPVGGGPGARPSPQWRALAGLGASPGGEDGRGVRVREKPPWRVLFFGTDRFAREALRALHAARENKEEELIENLEVVTVPSPSPKGLPVKQYAVQSQLPVYEWPDVGSGEYDVGVVASFGRLLSEALILKFPYVACNAIT